The proteins below are encoded in one region of bacterium:
- the ispF gene encoding 2-C-methyl-D-erythritol 2,4-cyclodiphosphate synthase, which yields MGRPGRPGGAPAFRIGQGWDRHRLAAGRPCVLGGVAFPESPVGPEAHSDGDVVAHAVADALLGALALGDIGRHFPDTDPRWAGADSLALLARVRKLVSAQGYDVVNVDCTVIAEAPRIAPRADEMARALGRALGVGADRVSVKATRGEGVGPEGRGECLTVQAVALLQGRAPVDG from the coding sequence ATCGGGCGGCCGGGGCGGCCCGGCGGCGCGCCCGCGTTCCGCATCGGGCAGGGCTGGGACCGGCATCGCCTCGCGGCGGGACGGCCCTGCGTTCTGGGCGGCGTGGCCTTCCCGGAAAGCCCGGTGGGCCCCGAGGCCCATTCGGACGGCGACGTGGTGGCCCACGCCGTGGCCGACGCGCTGCTGGGGGCCCTGGCCCTGGGCGACATCGGGCGGCATTTCCCGGACACGGACCCCAGGTGGGCGGGCGCCGACAGCCTCGCCCTGCTGGCGCGGGTGCGGAAGCTGGTGTCGGCGCAGGGCTACGACGTGGTCAACGTGGACTGCACGGTCATCGCCGAGGCGCCGCGCATCGCACCCCGCGCGGACGAGATGGCCCGGGCCCTCGGGCGCGCCCTCGGCGTCGGGGCCGACCGGGTCTCGGTCAAGGCCACCCGGGGCGAGGGCGTCGGCCCCGAGGGGCGGGGCGAGTGCCTGACGGTCCAGGCGGTGGCCCTGCTGCAGGGCCGGGCGCCGGTGGATGGCTGA
- the rfbC gene encoding dTDP-4-dehydrorhamnose 3,5-epimerase, producing the protein MNVVITDIPDVLVFEPQVFGDHRGYFLETWRADTYAAAGIDLPFVQDNQSSSGRGVLRGLHYQIRRPQGKLVRVLSGRVFDVAVDLRRASPTFGRWTGVELSAENHRQFWVPPGFGHGFYVLSDGAEFAYKCTDYYAPEHERVIRWDDPAIGIAWPLVAGVSTVLSDKDRGGVDFAAAEVFP; encoded by the coding sequence ATGAACGTCGTGATCACCGACATCCCGGATGTCCTCGTCTTCGAGCCGCAGGTCTTCGGCGACCACCGGGGCTACTTCCTGGAAACCTGGCGCGCCGACACCTACGCCGCCGCGGGCATCGATCTGCCCTTCGTGCAGGACAACCAGAGCAGTTCCGGCCGCGGCGTGCTGCGCGGGCTGCACTACCAGATCCGCCGGCCCCAGGGCAAGCTGGTGCGGGTGCTCAGCGGCCGCGTCTTCGACGTGGCGGTCGACCTGCGTCGGGCCAGCCCGACCTTCGGGCGCTGGACGGGTGTCGAACTCTCGGCGGAGAACCACCGCCAGTTCTGGGTGCCGCCCGGCTTCGGCCACGGCTTCTACGTGCTGAGCGACGGGGCCGAGTTCGCCTACAAGTGCACCGACTACTACGCGCCGGAGCACGAGCGGGTCATCCGCTGGGACGATCCGGCCATCGGCATCGCCTGGCCGCTGGTCGCCGGGGTCTCGACGGTGCTTTCGGACAAGGACCGCGGCGGCGTGGACTTCGCCGCGGCCGAGGTGTTCCCGTGA
- a CDS encoding D-alanine--D-alanine ligase, with protein MRIAVLMGGDSPEREVSLASGRAVAGALRERGHEVEEIDLARVADVIGLDALRRVDVVFPTLHGGQGEDGHLQALLDVLDIPYALSGPRASAIAMDKAITKQVMRAAGIPTPDWLQVTWDRSAARPGALAAGDAAAEADTGGLTVDTVFRRAAAEIGFPLVVKLNGAGSSVGVEIVDRPDQFTAALERVLAAPCRSCINLLIEKFIPGRELTATILMGRRLPLLEIRPREGFYDYRNKYTAGASEYLVPAPVHSPVYEQICADALRVYELLGCRGVARVDFRLDGDTYKCLEINTIPGMTATSLVPKAAAAVGIGFGDLLEDICRAALDPD; from the coding sequence ATGAGGATCGCGGTGCTGATGGGGGGCGATTCCCCCGAACGGGAAGTCTCCCTGGCGTCGGGGCGGGCCGTGGCGGGCGCCCTGCGGGAGCGCGGCCACGAGGTGGAGGAGATCGATCTGGCCCGGGTGGCCGACGTCATCGGCCTGGACGCCCTGCGCCGGGTGGACGTGGTCTTTCCGACGCTTCACGGCGGCCAGGGGGAGGACGGCCACCTGCAGGCCCTGCTCGACGTCCTCGACATTCCCTACGCCCTGTCCGGGCCGCGGGCCAGCGCCATCGCCATGGACAAGGCCATCACCAAGCAGGTCATGCGGGCGGCGGGCATCCCCACACCCGACTGGCTGCAGGTCACCTGGGACCGCAGCGCGGCCCGTCCGGGGGCCCTGGCCGCCGGCGACGCCGCCGCCGAGGCCGATACCGGCGGGCTGACCGTAGACACCGTCTTTCGCCGGGCCGCCGCCGAGATCGGCTTTCCCCTCGTCGTGAAGCTGAACGGAGCCGGGAGCTCGGTCGGGGTCGAGATCGTCGATCGCCCGGACCAGTTCACGGCCGCCCTCGAGCGGGTCCTGGCGGCTCCGTGCCGCTCCTGCATCAATCTGCTGATCGAGAAGTTCATACCGGGCAGGGAGTTGACGGCCACGATCCTCATGGGGCGGCGGCTGCCGCTGCTCGAGATCCGGCCCCGCGAGGGCTTCTACGACTACCGGAACAAGTACACCGCGGGGGCCAGCGAGTACCTCGTGCCCGCGCCGGTCCATTCCCCGGTCTACGAGCAGATCTGCGCCGACGCCCTCCGGGTCTACGAACTCCTCGGCTGCCGCGGCGTGGCCCGGGTCGACTTCCGGCTCGATGGCGACACCTATAAGTGCCTGGAAATCAACACGATACCTGGAATGACGGCCACCAGTCTGGTGCCGAAGGCGGCCGCGGCGGTGGGCATCGGCTTCGGCGACCTGCTCGAGGACATCTGCCGGGCGGCCCTGGACCCGGATTGA